One Fusarium falciforme chromosome 12, complete sequence DNA window includes the following coding sequences:
- a CDS encoding Alpha-acetolactate decarboxylase has protein sequence MSSNQLFQYSVVSALMDGVAETGITISDLIARGDHGLGTFRHMVGEMIILDGVIYDMKPDGSVVAVDSTACAEQLAPFAMVTRFEPTATISRPLQDKDTLAQILSQLLPGTKNHYVAFRVDGAFKAVTVRTVGGQKSPGERLAELGKRQVSHSFEQVRGTIIGFRSPAFMQGVSVAGDHLHFISENRDSGGHVLALESDDDLTIAAAPITAVHLQLPLNDEDYNQAELARDDKGIAAVEG, from the coding sequence ATGTCGTCCAATCAGCTCTTTCAATACTCTGTAGTCTCAGCTCTCATGGATGGCGTCGCCGAGACTGGCATCACCATCTCAGACCTCATCGCGCGCGGCGATCACGGTCTCGGCACGTTCCGACACATGGTGGGCGAAATGATCATCCTCGATGGGGTCATCTACGACATGAAACCCGATGGCTcagttgttgctgttgataGCACTGCATGCGCAGAGCAATTGGCTCCTTTCGCTATGGTTACTCGCTTTGAACCCACAGCTACGATCTCGAGGCCCCTGCAGGACAAAGACACGTTGGCACAGATCCTGTCACAGCTTCTTCCGGGGACCAAAAACCACTATGTGGCTTTCAGGGTAGACGGTGCCTTCAAGGCAGTAACGGTCCGTACCGTTGGCGGCCAGAAGTCTCCCGGTGAGAGGCTTGCCGAGCTCGGGAAGCGGCAGGTCTCCCACTCGTTCGAGCAGGTCCGGGGCACGATTATTGGCTTCAGGTCACCCGCGTTTATGCAGGGGGTTAGTGTTGCCGGTGATCACCTGCATTTCATCTCGGAAAATCGGGACTCGGGTGGACATGTGTTGGCCTTGGAAAGTGACGATGATTTGACCATTGCGGCAGCCCCCATCACGGCGGTTCATTTACAGCTGCCCTTAAATGACGAAGACTATAATCAGGCTGAACTCGCCAGGGATGACAAAGGgattgctgctgttgagggGTAA
- a CDS encoding MFS domain-containing protein, with product MATRSCATIELAPIEFQARYPPLRHDVPAEERPSFGGSRRTLAQNGVFESGQSQNVVEVTQKWNDPKINVFRVAACSWGFLVMGANDVVYGALIPYIEEDYGVDYVVLSIVFLSRFAGYIASATLNDYFHQKLGLRGIPMLCAGCHIASHLTIVFHPPYMVTVMAFIVAGFGHGLFDSALNGWISTLANSTRILSFTGAFYAFGAMLSPLIATIMITKAHIPWYSFFYVMLGMSIIELVSLTWSFWNATDHGHRGTPNETEAERENTLTAALFRMPAARVSWLCAFLMFCYVGIENALGGWIVLFMATARGGEAFESGLTATWFWLGLTLGRIVLGFATPRLGVKIALTVYITTALGLGLVFVLVPRFLVSAIVVALQGFFLGPLYPGVVIVASKLLPEHLKVRVIGFATAMGGCGAALLPFSVGVLAQLASVQVLQPTVMAITGIMLASWLCLPKIDKRQD from the exons atggcgacacGCTCGTGCGCGACGATTGAGCTGGCTCCTATCGAGTTCCAGGCGCGTTATCCGCCTCTGAGACATGATGTTCCAGCAGAGGAACGCCCCAGCTTTGGTGGTTCACGACGCACGTTGGCCCAGAATGGCGTCTTTGAGTCCGGCCAATCGCAGAATGTCGTCGAAGTGACGCAGAAATGGAACGACCCCAAAATCAACGTCTTCCGAGTCGCAGCGTGCTCTTGGGGCTTCTTGGTTATGGGAGCGAATGATGTTGTATACGGA GCACTCATCCCTTAT ATTGAAGAAGACTATGGTGTCGACTATGTTGTCTTGTCCatcgtcttcctctcccgATTCGCGGGCTACATCGCCTCAGCAACCCTCAACGACTACTTTCACCAGAAGCTAGGTCTGCGTGGCATCCCCATGCTATGCGCCGGCTGTCATATCGCCTCTCATCTCACCATAGTGTTTCATCCGCCATACATGGTGACAGTCATGGCATTTATCGTCGCGGGCTTTGGCCATGGTCTGTTCGACTCGGCActcaatggatggatcagCACTCTGGCCAACTCTACGAGAATTCTCAGTTTTACGGGTGCATTTTATGCTTTCGGAGCTATGCTGAGTCCTCTTATTGCGACGATAATGATAACTAAGGCGCACATACCTTGGTATTCCTTCTTCTACGTCATG CTCGGCATGTCCATCATAGAGCTCGTCAGCCTCACATGGTCATTCTGGAATGCCACTGACCATGGCCACCGGGGCACGCCCAACGAGACCGAAGCAGAGCGCGAGAATACGCTGACCGCCGCCCTTTTCCGGATGCCGGCTGCTCGAGTATCGTGGCTTTGCGCCTTCTTGATGTTCTGCTACGTGGGCATCGAGAATGCCTTGGGTGGCTGGATCGTGCTGTTTATGGCAACGGCACGAGGAGGCGAGGCGTTTGAGAGCGGTCTGACAGCCACATGGTTTTGGCTTGGGCTAACCCTTGGGCGAATAGTGCTGGGTTTTGCGACTCCGCGGCTAGGCGTCAAGATTGCGCTGACG GTGTACATTACGACTGCTCTTGGCTTAGGGCTGGTGTTTGTGCTCGTCCCTCGCTTCCTTGTTTccgccatcgtcgtcgctctcCAAGGCTTTTTCCTTGGGCCTCTCTATCCGGGAGTGGTCATTGTGGCCAGCAAACTCCTCCCAGAACACCTCAAGGTTAGAGTGATTGGGTTTGCTACTGCAATGGGAGGATGTGGCGCGGCGCTTTTACCCTTCTCAGTCGGTGTGTTGGCTCAGTTGGCCAGCGTGCAAGTGCTGCAACCCACAGTCATGGCTATAACGGGTATCATGTTGGCTTCGTGGTTGTGTTTGCCCAAGATTGACAAGAGGCAAGATTAG